DNA sequence from the Cupriavidus sp. WKF15 genome:
CTGGTCGTGGGAACGTCGGGGCTGGTGTATCCGGCCGCCGGGCTCCCTGGCCTGGCGAGGGATCACGGTGCGCGGGTCGTGGTGGTGAATCCCCAGCCTTCTGCGCTGGACCAGACCGCGGACGTGGTACTGCCGGCAGCGGCAGGCGCGTGCCTGCCGCTGCTGTGGTCGTCATCCGGCGCCGAGGCGGAGCCGGATTAAGCGACGCCTTTCAGCCGGCGATTTGCGCGACCAGCTTTTCCAGCTTGACCGCGTCCGCGGCGAACAGGCGGATGCCTTCGGCCAGCTTTTCGGTGGCCATGGCATCTTCGTTCAGCTGCCAGCGGAACGCGCGTTCGTCGGCCGGGATGCGCGCGATGTTGCCGGCCTGGGCCAGGTCGACCGACAACTTGCGTTCCACCGTGCCTTCGGTGCGGGCCAGCTGCTCGAGCAGGTCGGGGCTGATGGTGAGCAGGTCGCTGCCGGCCAGGGCAATGATCTGCGCGGGGCTGCGGAAGCTCGCGCCCATCACTTCGGTGGCATAGCCGAACTTCTTGTAGTAATCGTAGATCTGGCGCACCGAACGCACGCCTGGATCGTTGTCGCCGGTATTGGCCGCCGCGTCCCACTGGTCGCCGGCCTGCTTCTTGTACCAGTCGAGAATGCGGCCGACAAACGGCGAGATCAGCTGCGCGCCGGCCTCGGCGCAGGCGACGGCCTGCACCAGCGAGAACAGCAGCGTCATGTTGCAGCGGATACCTTCGCGCTGCAGGATCTCCGCTGCGCGAATGCCTTCCCACGTCGATGCAATCTTGATAAGTACGCGCTCACGCGCCACGCCGCGCTGCTCGTACAGGCGGATCAGGTGCCGGGCCTTCTCGACCGTTGCCTCGGTGTCGAACGACAAGCGGGCATCGACTTCCGTCGATACGCGTCCCGGCACGATGGCGAGGATCTCGCAGCCGAACGCGATCAGCACGCCGTCCATCACGGCATCGACCCCGCCTTCGTCGTGGTAGTCGCGCACCGCCTGTTCCAGCAGCCCGCGGTATTCGGGCTTCTGCACTGCCTTGAGGATCAGCGACGGATTGGTGGTGGCGTCCTGGGGGGTGTACTGCTTCATCAGCTGGAAGTCGCCGGTATCGGCCACGACCGTGGTGAACTGCTTGAGTTGTTCGAGCTGGTTCATGATCGGTATGTCGTTGCAGTCGTCATGTTGGGACGGGAAGGGCGGCCGTGTTGCGGGACCGTGCGCGCCTTTTGGCTCATTGTACCGTCGTGCACAAGTCGCGCCGCCGCAATCCGCTACACTACGCGTTTTCTTCCCCAAGCCATCTGGCTGTTGTCATGACTCAGGATGAACTCAAGGCACTGGTGGCGCAAGCCGCGGCCGACTACGTGAAGCAGGAAGTCCCGGAGGGCGCGGTGCTCGGCGTCGGTACCGGTTCCACTGCCAATCTTTTCATTGACGCCGTGGCAGCGTTCAAGGAACGCTTCGCGGGTGCGGTATCCAGCTCAGAGGCCTCCACTCGCCGACTGCAGCAGCATGGTTTCAAAGTGCTGGACCTGAACGAAGTCGACGACATCCCCGTTTATGTCGACGGCGCCGATGAGGTTGACGCCAGCGGCGCCATGATCAAGGGAGGCGGCGGCGCGCTGACGCGCGAGAAGATCGTGGCATCGGTCGCGGGCCGGTTCGTGTGCATTGCAGATGGCAGCAAGCTGGTGGAGACCATGGGCGCCTTTCCGCTGCCGATCGAAGTGATTCCGATGGCACGCGCCGCAGTGGCGCGACAGCTGGCCGCGCTCGGTGGACAGCCGCGTCTGCGCATGAACAAGGACGGCGGCATCTATCAGACCGACAACGGCAATGTGATCCTGGACGTGGCCGGGCTGAAGATCACCGATCCACGTGGGCTGGAGCAGGTCATCAACCAGATCCCTGGTGTCGTGACGGTAGGCCTGTTTGCGCTGCGCGGTGCGAATGTGCTGCTGCTTGGCACTGGTGAGGGCGTTCGGCGCACTGATTTCTAAGTCGCCCGGCGCGTGATGTGCCGATAAAAAAGCTTCTTCGCCGGCGTGGCCGGCGGGGGTTCTCTGGTCCGGATTGGCTCCATCATCCCCATCCCCCGCAACCCCGTAACCCGGCGAAGAGCCAAAAAAAGGGTGCCGGAGGCACCCTTTTTATGTTCTCCGCGCAGGAATTTCAG
Encoded proteins:
- the tal gene encoding transaldolase; translation: MNQLEQLKQFTTVVADTGDFQLMKQYTPQDATTNPSLILKAVQKPEYRGLLEQAVRDYHDEGGVDAVMDGVLIAFGCEILAIVPGRVSTEVDARLSFDTEATVEKARHLIRLYEQRGVARERVLIKIASTWEGIRAAEILQREGIRCNMTLLFSLVQAVACAEAGAQLISPFVGRILDWYKKQAGDQWDAAANTGDNDPGVRSVRQIYDYYKKFGYATEVMGASFRSPAQIIALAGSDLLTISPDLLEQLARTEGTVERKLSVDLAQAGNIARIPADERAFRWQLNEDAMATEKLAEGIRLFAADAVKLEKLVAQIAG
- the rpiA gene encoding ribose-5-phosphate isomerase RpiA, giving the protein MTQDELKALVAQAAADYVKQEVPEGAVLGVGTGSTANLFIDAVAAFKERFAGAVSSSEASTRRLQQHGFKVLDLNEVDDIPVYVDGADEVDASGAMIKGGGGALTREKIVASVAGRFVCIADGSKLVETMGAFPLPIEVIPMARAAVARQLAALGGQPRLRMNKDGGIYQTDNGNVILDVAGLKITDPRGLEQVINQIPGVVTVGLFALRGANVLLLGTGEGVRRTDF